In the genome of Raphanus sativus cultivar WK10039 chromosome 4, ASM80110v3, whole genome shotgun sequence, one region contains:
- the LOC108848880 gene encoding uncharacterized protein At5g41620 — protein MESKVTGGEEENGERQKVERLVEKLKNYTTKNNNNGDGPSTPVHVSFSSSKFYSPPDVVSSRKLAAAFWEFHHYYYYYQEDHRSFFSPPPAAAAKMHRRQQRHGKAVVKENGLDLSQFLRDPSPDHQPESAGSLRRQIGQVLMKHHQSLERNNHALQPVSPASYGSSLEVAPYNKAVTPSSSLEFRGRPSKESHYNLKTSTELLKVLNRIWTLEEQHAANISMIKSLKTELAHSRLRIKELLRYQQADRHELNGVVKQLAEENLSRKNKEVERVQAVRKELEDERKLRKRSDSSQRKLARELSEVKLSLSECVKELERGNKSKKMMEMLCDEFAKGIKEFHGLKHEDLDKDQMVLHVAESWIDERMQMRLEGGGDSSVLDKLGVEIETFLQDKRRSSLESVPFNALSAPPRDVECEEDSGGSDSNCFELKKPVEESHVNEDDEKPKGSPSSFQVKFEDQMAWAMSCNGKKKTQTIKEEEEDDDAEPEKSNGKKQENGSTNKNDVMGEMIRTHRRLLSETGEASCSSYPSSWRQASPVRQWTSRTVAAELLGSSEASAAIVGIGQGVKDNTLKTKLAKSSKSRLRLFKG, from the exons ATGGAAAGTAAAGTAacaggaggagaagaagaaaatggagagAGACAGAAAGTGGAGAGATTGGTGGAAAAGTTGAAGAATTatactactaaaaataataataatggagATGGACCTTCAACTCCGGTGCACGTTAGCTTCTCCTCTTCTAAATTCTACTCACCACCAGACGTTGTTTCATCACGAAAGCTCGCTGCTGCTTTCTGGGAGTTTCAtcactactactactactaccaAGAAGATCACCGCTCCTTCTTTTCTCCTCctcctgctgctgctgctaaAATGCACCGCCGACAGCAGCGCCACGGCAAGGCGGTGGTTAAGGAGAATGGTCTCGACCTCTCTCAATTCCTCCGGGATCCCTCTCCTGATCACCAG CCAGAGAGCGCGGGAAGTCTAAGGAGGCAGATCGGTCAAGTGCTGATGAAACATCACCAATCACTCGAAAGAAACAACCACGCTCTTCAGCCTGTCTCCCCCGCTAGTTACGGAAGCTCCCTCGAGGTTGCGCCATACAACAAAGCAGTGACACCAAGCAGTTCACTGGAGTTCCGAGGCAGACCATCTAAAGAATCTCATTACAATCTCAAGACATCGACCGAACTTCTCAAGGTACTGAACCGTATCTGGACCCTCGAGGAGCAGCACGCGGCCAACATCTCCATGATAAAATCTCTGAAAACTGAGCTGGCTCATTCGCGCCTCCGAATCAAAGAGCTTCTCAGGTACCAACAAGCCGATAGGCACGAGCTGAACGGCGTGGTGAAGCAGCTCGCCGAAGAAAACCTTTCGAGGAAGAACAAAGAAGTCGAACGGGTTCAGGCTGTGAGGAAAGAGTTGGAAGACGAGCGGAAGCTTCGAAAACGTTCCGATAGTTCGCAGAGGAAACTGGCGAGAGAGCTCTCTGAAGTGAAGCTTTCGTTGTCTGAGTGCGTCAAGGAGCTTGAGAGAGGGAACAAGtcgaagaagatgatggagatgCTCTGCGATGAGTTTGCTAAAGGGATCAAGGAGTTTCACGGTTTAAAGCACGAGGATTTGGATAAGGATCAGATGGTTCTTCATGTGGCGGAGTCTTGGATCGACGAAAGGATGCAAATGAGATtagaaggaggaggagatagcTCGGTGTTGGATAAGCTCGGGGTTGAGATCGAGACGTTCCTTCAGGATAAGCGTAGGAGTTCGCTTGAATCTGTTCCGTTTAATGCGTTGAGCGCACCGCCGCGTGATGTGGAGTGCGAGGAAGACTCTGGGGGAAGCGACTCGAATTGCTTCGAGCTCAAGAAACCTGTGGAGGAGTCTCATGTAAACGAAGACGATGAAAAGCCGAAAGGAAGTCCGTCGAGTTTCCAAGTTAAGTTTGAGGATCAAATGGCGTGGGCTATGTCGTGTAACGGGAAGAAGAAGACACAAAccatcaaagaagaagaagaagatgatgatgcgGAGCCTGAGAAGAGCAACGGTAAGAAACAAGAGAATGGAAGTACAAACAAGAATGACGTGATGGGGGAAATGATTAGGACACACAGAAGATTGTTGTCCGAAACTGGGGAAGCTTCTTGTAGTAGTTACCCATCTTCTTGGAGACAAGCGAGTCCAGTTCGACAATGGACTTCGAGAACCGTAGCAGCTGAACTTCTTGGCTCCTCCGAGGCGTCTGCTGCTATTGTTGGGATAGGTCAAGGAGTGAAGGATAATACTTTGAAAACAAAACTTGCAAAAAGTTCAAAGTCACGTCTTCGGCTGTTCAAAGGCTGA
- the LOC108855044 gene encoding 6-phosphogluconate dehydrogenase, decarboxylating 3, chloroplastic has product MESAALSRIGLAGLAVMGQNLALNIADKGFPISVYNRTTSKVDETLDRATVEGNLPVSGQYSPRDFVLSIQRPRSVIILVKAGSPVDQTISALSEYMEPGDCIIDGGNEWYQNTERRIAEAEKKGLLYLGMGVSGGEEGARNGPSLMPGGSFQAYNNVKDILEKVAAQVEDGPCVTYIGEGGSGNFVKMVHNGIEYGDMQLISEAYDVLKNVGGLSNDELAEIFTEWNRGELESFLVEITSDIFRVKDEFGDGELVDKILDKTGMKGTGKWTVQQAAELSVAAPTIAASLDCRYLSGLKEERENAAKVLEEAGLKEDVVGSASSGVDKKRLIDDVRQALYASKICSYAQGMNLLRAKSVEKEWNLNLGEMARIWKGGCIIRAVFLDRIKKAYQRNPNLASLVVDPDFAKEMVQRQAAWRRVVGLAISAGISTPGMCASLAYFDTYRRARLPANLVQAQRDLFGAHTYERTDRSGAYHTEWTKLARKGN; this is encoded by the coding sequence ATGGAGTCCGCCGCTCTCTCCCGCATCGGTCTCGCCGGTCTCGCCGTCATGGGCCAAAACCTCGCCCTGAACATCGCCGACAAAGGCTTCCCCATCTCCGTCTACAACCGCACCACCTCCAAAGTCGACGAAACCCTAGATCGCGCCACCGTCGAAGGCAACCTCCCGGTCTCCGGCCAATACTCCCCCCGCGACTTCGTCCTCTCCATCCAGCGCCCCAGATCCGTCATCATCCTCGTCAAAGCCGGCTCCCCCGTCGACCAGACCATCTCCGCCCTCTCCGAGTACATGGAGCCCGGCGACTGCATCATCGACGGCGGCAACGAGTGGTACCAGAACACGGAGCGGCGAATCGCAGAAGCCGAGAAGAAAGGACTCCTCTACTTGGGGATGGGAGTCTCCGGAGGCGAGGAAGGGGCTCGTAACGGCCCCTCCCTCATGCCTGGAGGATCTTTCCAAGCCTACAACAATGTCAAAGACATTCTCGAGAAAGTCGCCGCTCAGGTGGAGGACGGTCCTTGCGTGACTTATATAGGAGAAGGCGGATCGGGGAACTTTGTTAAAATGGTTCACAACGGGATCGAGTACGGGGATATGCAGCTCATCTCCGAGGCGTACGATGTTTTGAAGAACGTTGGGGGGTTGAGTAATGATGAGCTGGCGGAGATTTTTACGGAGTGGAACCGAGGTGAGCTTGAGAGTTTCCTTGTTGAGATTACTTCGGATATATTTAGGGTTAAGGATGAGTTTGGTGATGGGGAGTTGGTTGATAAGATTTTGGATAAGACTGGGATGAAAGGGACCGGGAAATGGACTGTTCAGCAGGCGGCTGAGCTCTCCGTGGCAGCGCCGACGATCGCCGCTTCGTTGGATTGTAGGTACTTGAGTGGACtgaaggaggagagagagaatgCTGCTAAAGTGTTGGAGGAAGCTGGATTGAAGGAGGATGTTGTTGGTTCTGCGTCGAGTGGGGTTGATAAGAAGAGGTTGATTGATGATGTGAGACAAGCTTTGTACGCTTCTAAGATCTGTAGTTATGCTCAGGGGATGAATCTGCTTAGGGCGAAGAGCGTGGAGAAGGAGTGGAACTTGAATCTTGGTGAGATGGCTCGGATCTGGAAAGGAGGGTGTATTATCAGGGCGGTGTTCTTGGACAGGATCAAGAAAGCTTACCAGAGGAACCCGAACCTGGCGAGCTTGGTGGTTGATCCTGATTTCGCTAAGGAGATGGTTCAGAGGCAAGCTGCGTGGAGGAGAGTCGTGGGGTTGGCTATCTCTGCTGGGATAAGCACGCCTGGGATGTGCGCTAGTCTTGCCTACTTTGATACTTACAGGCGTGCGAGACTGCCTGCGAATCTGGTTCAGGCGCAGAGGGATCTCTTTGGAGCTCATACGTATGAGAGGACCGATCGTTCTGGTGCATACCACACTGAATGGACTAAGCTTGCTAGGAAGGGGAATTAG